The bacterium DNA window ACACGTAAAACGGCGGCCAACTGGCCGCCGTTTTACGTTTATTGCATGTTCTTTTGCTTGGGGGGCGCGCTGGCGGGCAAGCGGTAGCGGGATAGCACGCCGTTATTGGTCGTGGTGATGTAATACGTGCGCGAGTTGAAGGAGTTCAACACACCGGGGTCGGTGTAACTGAGCGTGTTCGAGGTGCCGATGTCCGTATAGGGGCCTTCGACGCCGGGCGCACGGTAGATATGGAACGGGATGTTATCGGGATTGGCCGTCCAAGTCAGCACGATGTCATTACCGGAATGTGAAATCACGAGCACGGGGCCGACGAGGAAGGTATCGATCAACGTGGGGCTCCAGAATCCGAGTTCATCGCGGAAGCGAATACCGAAGGCGTGAAAGCCAACAGGCAGTCCGGTGAGAACTGAGAGTGTGGATTCGGAACCTTCATCCCACGTTCCATCCTGCGGGAGCGTGATCGGCACGCCATTGCCGACGCCCGGATCCACGTTGACGAAATACTCGGCGCCATTCAAGCGGGCCGTCGCGCTGGCCCCGGCGCCGCTCCAGACGAAGAAGGGGAGCTTCTCGGTATTGCTGTAGCGGCCGTCAGCACTGATGTAGCGCAAATAGAAGTTGTGGGGACCGGGGCCGACGAAGTGCGGCACGAGCGATGCGAAGTTGACATTGGCTGCATCGGCGAGATCCACTTGCAGCGGCGTGTTGCTGTCAATCCAATATTGCAGCGACACAACATCCACAAGCTCAAGCGAGCCGTCAATTTCCTCATGCACGAAGACGTAGCGCGCTTCGGCGTTACTCCAGAAGCCGCGCGAATCGAGATAGCGCACGGCGAGTCTATGCGACTGGTTGACGGTGAGGCCGAGGGATGCGATCAGCGCGGCGTAGTTGATGCTTTGGCCGTCAGTGACATCCACGGCGACGGGGTTGACGCCGTCGAAGGAGTACTCGATATGGGTGATGTCGTAGTACTCGACGGAGCCGCCTTCGAGTTGGATCGCGAAGAAGTAGCGCGCCTCGGGATTGCTCCAGCGGCCGTCTTCGTCGAGATAGCGGACGGTGAATTTGTGATTCTGATTGGGAGTCAGACCGCCGACTGGAACCAAATCGTAGTAATCAACTTCGAAGTTGTTGCCCAAATCAATCAGCACGGGCGGCAGGGCGTCGAATTGATACTCGACGTGCGTGATGTCGCGGCTGTACCAGATGCCGGGAATTGGCTCGTGAATGAAGAAGTAGCGCGATTCGGTATTGCTGACGTAGCCGTTGGTGCCGATGTAGCGGATCGAGAATCTGTGGGCACGATTCGTGACCAGGCCGCTTGTCGGGATCAACGCGGCGAAGGTGACCTCAGGATCATCATTGATGTCCACGGTCGCGGCGGGCAGGTCGTCGAACCAGTATTGGGCGAGCGTGACATCCCGGCCCGCGAACACATTGGGGTCGGGCGTGTGCATGAAGAACGAGCGCCGTTCCGTGTTGCCCCATTGCCCTTCGTCAGAGCGATAACGCAGGAACAGATCGTGCGATTCGCCGGCCGGGAGCAAGTTCGTGGGCACAAGCAGCGCGGTGATATCAACCGTTTCGCCGGGTGTGATCGGAATATCGATTCCATTGCCCGGGCCGGGGTCGGTGTTAAAGAAATACTCGGCTTCGGTGACGGTGAGCGCGACGGTCAGGCTCGACCAGAACAGAAGCAGAGCGCAAAATGCGCGGATAAGCATGAGTATTAGAAACTCCGGCTTAGTAGCGCGGGCCGATACGACCGGAGGACGTGACGTTTACGCTATCGCCGACTTCGACGAGATTGTCAATGGTCAGGGTCAGGGCGAACGGAAAGGCGGTGATGCCATGATCCACCATCGGCTTGGGGCCGCCGTAGATGCCGAGGTCGGAGCGCGAGTTGTCAAGGTCGAGAATCGAGGGATAGCCGGCGTCCGTGCAGGCGAGGCCGCCGGTGTTGGTGTTCAGGTGCAAGTTAGAGACGCCGTATTCGTAGTTGCCCGCGTTGTTATAGCTGACAAACGGGTTGTTGTTACCAAGATCAATGTTGCTGGCAAAATTCGAGGGCCACGACGGCGCACCCGCTCCGGCGGCGGTATATTCGAAGACTGAGCCGACCGGTAGCTGGCCGTAGTTTGCTGCGCCATTCCAATCCCAGAAGATGTTATTGAGGCCGATCACTTGTGGAACACCCGTGAGCGCGAACGGCTGGACCCAATTGGTGAAGACGCAGTTGTAAAGTTCTACGGTGCCGTTATTCGTTCCGCTCAAGGCGGTATGCGCGGGCGATCCGGTCAGTGAGTTGAACACGGAATTGCGAACAACGGTGCTGGCATTGGCGTCGTTCTGGAAGAACATGGCGTGGTTGCCTTGGGCGTTGATCACGCAGTCGTTGACGAACAGCTCGCCGGCGGCCACGTAGAAGGGCATATAGCCATTGACAGGCGTGATATTGCAGCGTCGGATCGTAATAGAGTCGGCGCCGCTGTAGGTATAAACCGAGTACGAATTGAGCGGATTGATTTTGAAACCCTCGACTACCGAGCCGTTCACGAGTGTGCCACCCAAATGAATGTAGGCAACCCAGTTGCAGACGTCCCAGCCGGCACCGATGAGATGGAGGCGCTTGACGGTATTGCCTAAGATTTCCGAGTAATTGCCGGGTCCGACGACGATGGTGTCACCCGAAGTGGCGGCTTGGAAAGCGGCGTTGATCGTGCTGTAAGGTGCGGAGCCCGGGTTCCCAGAGACGTAGCGGATGTTGGCGAAAGCGCAAGTGCCCCAGACGGCGAGGCAGACGACGGCAAATCGAAGGAGAGACTGCATGCTGATCCGATTCCTTAATTGAATATGAAGAGAGTTCCAAAGCAGCGTGCAAGATAGTGAAGAAGTTGCGGGAATGCAACAGTAATAAGGGTCTGGAAAATTTCAAGATTTTCGATGACCCTGCATGAGTGAGAACGGGCGGCCCTGCCGGGCCGCCCAGTTGTCCGTATCTGCAATCCTCGCAGAAGTTACCGATCACCGTCCACCAACAGGTGCAAGGCGACCGCAGTGCCGCGCATGGATTCGGCTTGTCCATTCAACTGTTCCGCTGCGGCGGCGGATTCTTCGGCGCTGGCAGCATTGCTTTGCGTTGACGCGCCCATGTTATGAATGGCAGTGTTGACGATTTTGATGCCCTGCGCCTGCGAACCGGAAGCCGTGGAGATTTCGGAGACGAGCGCCGACACTTCTTCCGTAGCGCTGGAGACCCGCTCGAGGTTATCGCGGAGGTCGTTGACCATTTTGGCTCCCGAGCTGACGCGCTGCACAGTTTCTTCGATCAGCGAACTTGTGTCTTTGGCGGCGGCGGCGGCGCGCATCGAGAGATTGCGGACTTCTTCGACAACAACGGCGAATCCCTTGCCCGCTTCTCCCGCACGCGCGGCTTCAACGGCAGCGTTCAGGGCGAGCAGATTCGTCTGGAAGGCAATTTCATCAATTGTCTTAATGATTTTTGAGGTGTGGTCGGCGCTGGATTTGATGCTGTGCATTTCCTGATCCACCTTGACCGCATCGGCCGCAACGTTGCGAATGCTGGCACCGGATTCGGCCATCAGGCGGGCGGCGTTGGCGGCGTCGTCGGCATTGCGATTGATGGTTTCAGTCATCGTGTCCATTGTGGTACGGGTTTCGTCCAGTGAAGCGGCTTGCAAGCTCGCTCCCTGAGCGAGGGACTGGCTTGTCTGGGACACTTGGTTCGACGCCTGCGCAACTTGTTCAGCACCTTCGGTGATTTGCAGGACGATTCTGTGCAATGCAGTGCCGATGCGGCGGGCATTCATGACTGAGAAGAGCACCATGACCAGGGCGATCACAAGTCCGGCAACCAGCGTCATCCACTGCATGCGGCTGATCGAGGCGACCGCCAGATCGCGTGCTTCGTATGCGTCGTCCTTATACATAGAAGCTCCGATGACCCAGTCCCACGGTTTGAAGTATGCGATGGCGGCGACCTTGTCGCGTGCCACGGGGTCGTCGGCATTCTTCCAGGGGTATTCTTCGAAGTCCACCTGTCCGGTATTGAGGGCGAGGCCTTTCTTGACGACGTTTTGAATGAACAGATTGCCGTTGGAGTCTTTGGCATTCCAGATGTTTTCGCCGTCGCGCTTGCCGTCTTTTGAATGGACGTAGACGCCTTGATCGTCGCCGGATCCGCCGAGAATGTAGATATAGCCGCTCTTGCCGACTTTGACGCTGTTGACAGCGGCCATCAGCGATTCGACGGCTTCCTGTTTGACGCCAAAGAAAAGCATGCCGATCACGCGACCGGCTGAGTCTTTGAGCGGCTGATATGATGTTTCATACCAAGCATCGACGACGTAGGCACGGCCATCGAATCGTTGTCCGTTCAGTACGGCGCTAAGCACGGGGTTGTTCTTGCCGTCCGGGTTGACCGCTGGAATGTAGGTCCCGATGGCGCGCTGGCCATCTTTGCCAATGACGTTTGTGGCGACACGAATCATGTCACCACGGTCGTTCATGCGCTGGAAGATGGTGCAACAGCCTGAGCCGACTGCTGCTGCTTCGTCGACGATTGGGGATTCCGAAGTTGCGCTGCGGTTTTGGCCGAGCCAGCGGGAGCCGATCATGAAGCGCGGAATCTGCACTTCTGAACGTTCCTGATTGAACTGATTGACGGCGTTCCACGAGACGCGGTCGCCCGCGGCATGAATGCCGCCGTAGTCTTCCACGAGATTTTCTGCAGTAGCCAAACCTGTGTTGACCTGTTGGCGTATGAGGTCGCGCGAGACTTGACAAAGGTTGGCGACGTCGGTCGCGAGCTGTCCGAGCTGATCCCGATTGAGCTTGTCAATCTGCGAAACGATTTGTTCTGCAGCATTACGCTTCTGGATCGTGACGATGGACAAGACGACGAGAATCGGCAGGACAGTCGAGACGATTGCAAGCGCTGCGATTTTCTGCTTCAGGCTAAGTGTGATAACCATGGCGTGAAAGGTCCCCGTTGTTTCACAAGTTTTGTGCGAATTTGCGCAAGAGTGAAATGAACCTTGCACACCGTTGGGTTAGGCAAATGGCGAGCCAAGTCCGGCTCAAAGCAACTGACCACAGCCGTAAGTTGGGGAAAGTTATTTATCGCTGTAATTGCTCGTAAAAAATGACAATTACAGGAATTCACCGGCTTTGTCGCAGGTCAGAACGTGACTCAGGGCTGACGAAAGTAAACTGCGGGTCAGTATTCAAGCCAGTGGTTCCGGTTTGGTCGTTGGAGGATTGAAACGACTTCCTTGGAGAAACAACAGACCCTCGGTTTCCCGAGGGTCTGTGTCGCCATCCGCCGAAGGCAAATTTCCTCAAATGTCTAACATACAAATCGTTACAAATCTCTCCGACTTCTTGCTCCGCGTATTCGTCTTTCTCGTTGCCTGCACGGCCGAATGAGTCTGGCTGTAATATGGCAACCCTGTGTGCGGTAGTCAAGGAGTCTAAGGGTGAGAAATGAGAAAATCGGGAGGACAATCTAACTCGCAATTGTCCATAATTACGGGATTTCAATACGATGGACACAGAGGCAGCACGAAATGTTCGCCTCTACCGGTGGTCAGTTTTGGGTGGGGGTGATTTGACTTAAGTTTAAAATAAACAGTCGGTGTGTGGGGAGTATTGGGAAATGCGGGGCGTGGACTTGCATCTCTGCCACAAAGGGGTTAGAATGCAGTCTCACAATATGTAGCAGTCGGGTCTCGGACTGGCAAACAAACACTTTCCCGTTGAGGAGCGCGTACGCATGAAGCAATGGATTCGCAGGGTTTCCGGGGTGATGGTCACGCTGATGGCCGGGGTATGGGCAGCATCTGCGGCAGATATGCCGCAACGTTCGGAGATTGAAGACAAGTACAAGTGGGACTTGTCGGCAATGTATGCGAACACCGAGGCATGGGAAGCGGACTACAAGTTTGTGGAGAGCAAGATTCCGGAACTGGAAGCCTTTAAGGGGAAGGTTTCGAAGACGGGCAAGGATTTGAAGGCGTATCTGGATCTGGCCGTTGAGATCGGCGGCCACAATGAGAATTTGTACACGTACGCGAACATGTCGCACCATTTGGACACGCGGGTATCTGAGAATATCGAGCTGCGTGACCGCGCGGATGTCTTGGGTTCGAAGTGGGGTTCGGCGAATTCGTGGTTTTCTCCGGAGCTGACGACGATTCCGGTGGCGACGCTTGAGAAGTGGTACAAGAGTGTGCCGGGTCTGGACCTTTATCGTCAGTTCATAGACAACGAACTGCGGCAGAAGGCGCACACGCTTTCGACGGAAGAAGAGATGCTGATGTCCATGACGGGCGAGATGATCAACCTGTCGGAGTCGGCGGCGGAAGCTCTGCGCAACACGGACATTGAATTTCCGGAGATCAAGGGTGACGACGGCAAGATGGTTCGGTTGTCGGAGGGTCGCTACCGGGCGCTGCTTGAGTCGGATAAGCCGCAGGTTCGGCGCGATGCGGCGATGGCGCTGCACAATGAATACATGCAGTACAAGAACACATTTGCTTCGCTGATGGGCGCAAACGTGGCTGCGGAAGTATTTCAAGCGCGTGCGCGCGGTTACAATTCGGCGCTGCACATGGCGGTTGACAACGACAACGTTGACACGACGGTGTATCTGAATTTAATTTCGACGGTAAAGGCGAATTTGGAGCCGCTGCACAAGTACTCGCGGCTGCGCCGTGAGACGCTGGATCTGAAGGAATTGCACATGTACGACTACAGCGCGCCGATCGTGGGTGAGGCGCCGCACTGGGAGTACGAAGACGGCATCACGACGATCAAGGCGGCGCTGCAGCCGCTGGGTCCGGACTACATGGCCGGCGTGGACAAGATTTTCAGCAACCGTTGGGTGGATGTTTACGAGACTGAAGCCAAGCGCAGCGGCGCGTATTCGTGGGGCAGCTATCGCAGTCATCCGTACATGCTGTTGAACTATCACGGCACTCTGGACGACGTGTTCACGAACGCGCACGAGCTGGGGCACACGATGCACACGTACTTGACGTACGGGAACCAGCCGCAGATTTACGCGGACTACGCGATCTTCGTCGCGGAAGTGGCTTCGACGTTCAATGAGGCGCTGCTGATAGACCATATGCTGGCGACGGAGACGGATCCTGAGAAGAAGCTGGTCTATGTGAATCAGTTCCTGGACAACATTCATGGGACGATCATTCGGCAGACGCTGTTCGCGGAGTTTGAGTTGGAGATGCACCGGATGTACGAGCGCGGGGAGCCGTTGACGGCGGAGTCGCTGGCAGAGCTCTATCGCGGCATTCTGGAATCCTACTATTCGCCCGAGGTGACGATTGACGAACAGTACGGCTACACGTGGCTGCGGATTCCGCACTTCTATTCGAACTTCTACGTGTACAAGTATGCGACGTCCATGGCGGCGGCGCTGGCGCTGGCGGATCGCGTGGAGAATGGCGGCGAGCAGGAGTTGAACGACTACCTCGGCTTCCTCAAGGGCGGCTCGTCGAAGTACCCGCTGGAGTTGCTGAACGGTGCGGGCGTGGATATGTCGAGTCCGGCGCCGATTGAAGCGGCGATGCGGACGTTTTCGCGTCTGGTAGATGAGCTTGAAGTGCTGTTGGCGGAGCAGGACGCGCGCGACAACGCGGGCAAAGAGAAGCCGCGCCGCTCAAGCCAGGACTAATTTCTTGCGGACGATTGGAAATACAAAGCCCCCGGCGTGATGCCGGGGGCTTTTGTCATTACAGCGGCGGTCGTTACTTTTCGATCACGCCGACGACTTCAAGGAAATCGAGGTCGTGCCAGAGGGACGTCCAGCAATCTTCGGTGCGGACGCCGATGGCGTAGCTGGAATCGAGCGCGATGACTTTGCGCAATTGGTTTAGAGCGAGTTCTTTTTCGCCGGCGCGGGCGAGGTGGCAGCCAAAGTGCCAGATGGCCTGTCTGTTTTGCGGATCGAGGCGCTCGGCATTACGATAGGCGACGAGGGCTTCGGGGTCGCGGTCGAGTTTCTCGAGCATTAGTGCGCGACCATGCCATGCTTGCGAGTGGTCGGGGTTATACTTGAGCGCGGAATCAAACCAGACGAGGCCGGAATCAAAGTCCTCATAGGAATATTGATCCCAACCGAGCTCGGCGAAATCGTCGGCGAGAAAGAGCGAGTCGTCGCGGGACGAAGCGGGCACGGACTGAACGCCGGGCTGCGAGTGGTCGGGACGATTGCAGGCCGCGGCAATGAATAGGAGAATGAATAGCCAGCGCATGCTTACCTCAGGAGCTTGGCAATGACGCGCGGACCGCGATAGATGAAGGCCGTATAAATTTGCGCGAGATCGGCTCCAGCGGCAAGCGCCTGATTGAGTTGCGTGGGCGAGGAGATACCGCCTACGGCAATCACGGTCGCCTGCGGCGATAATTCTGCGCGAACGATTTTCAGGCACTCGTGCATGCGGTCGAAGATTGGCGCGCCGGACAGGCCGCCGCGATCAAGTGAGGCCGCGCGCGGAACGAGATTGCGGCGTATGGAGGTGTTGGCGCAGACGATGCCGGCCAGTCCGAGCTCGGTGACGACCTGCGCCGCAGTGCGCACATCTTCGTCGGTGAGATCGGGCGCGATCTTTAACAGGAGCGGTTTCTTGCCGCCGGTGATAGCCAGTAGCGGTGCGAGGAGTTGGCGCAAGCTGTCAGGCTCTTGCAGAGTGCGCAGTCCGACGGTGTTCGGTGAGGAAACGTTGACGACGAAGTAGTCGCCGTGGTCGAGTAACTCGGACAGCACGTCGGCGTAGTCGTCGAGGGCATTCTCGATCGGCGTCGCGGCGTTCTTGCCGAGATTAATTCCAATTGGGCGGGTGCTGAGCTGCGCGGCGCGGAGCGTTTCGAGACGTTGTTTGACGGCGTGCATTCCATCGCCGGGAAAGCCTAAGGCATTGACGAGCGCCGCAGCTTCGGGATAGCGCCACATCCGCGGCTTGGGATTGCCGGGTTGAGGCCGCGGCGTGACGGTTCCGATTTCGATGAAGGCGAAATTCAGCGCGCACAGTGCGGGGATGGCGCGCGCGTCTTTGTCGAAGCCGGCGGCCAGTCCGAGCGGATGCGGGAAGTTCAAGCCCATCGTGGTGACGGGCCGGGCTGCGCTTGAACCGGCCAGCGCACGCAAGAGAGCGCGGCCCGGAGCGAAATGGCCGACGCTTTCGAGTGCGGCGAGCACACGATCATGGATACGTTCGGGATCGCCGCTGAAGAGCAGGGGCCGTAGCAGTTCGTACATGATTAGAATCTCACTCCGGTGGCGAACACGACTTCGGATTCGTTGTCGAGGTTGCGTGCGTAACTGACCTCGAAGACCTGCACATAGGGAAACCTCACATGCAGAGCGGCGCCGTAGGCGAACAGGTCCGTGCGTGCGCCGTCGAGTTGTGTGTGCGCTCGTTCCGCGAACACGGCTCCGCCGATCCAGAAGGGGATATCCTGGCCATAGCGCCCGACGAGCGGGACGTCGTACGTGATTTCGCGAGTGACCGGAAAGCGCACTTCGAGTTCGCCGCTCAAGTAGTTTGCGGCTTCCGATTTGACGCTGGAATAGCCACGGAAATTATCAGCGAAGCCGAAGTAGTAGCGGGCCCACGGCGGTGTGTTGGATTGGGCCGTGCCGCCATAGCAGCGCGCGGCAATGAGCAGCGGCCGCGAGCCGTCGGTTAAAGGAGCGTAGGTTGCGAGCGTGGCGCGTGAACGCAGAAAGGTGGTGGTGCCGAACGCCGATTCGAGATCGGCGCGCGCGAACAGGCCATGGGTGGGATACCATTCGAGATTGCGCCGGTCGAGGATCGCGTAGGGAGCGAACCACAGGGCTTGATGCGTATCGCCCGTGGCGGGGCGTTCGGCGCTTTCGCTGACGTGGTCATAGCGCAGGTTCAGCCCGAGTCGCGACGGCGCTCCGCGGCGCGTTGCGACATCAATGAAAGCACGGCGCTGTTTGAGGCGGCGGTCGAAGCCGAGCACGGAAGCGTGGCGGTCGGAGAGGTCGAGCGAACGAACACCCACACTGACGGCCAGGGGCCGACGCGGCGAGAGCCAGCGGGTTTGATATTCGAGATTCACACCTGAGCGCGCGCCGAATTCGGTGAGCACGCCGAGCGCGGCGCCATGACCGCGGAAGTTGATGTCGGCGAATCCGGCGGTGAAGACGATGATGTCCATGATGCGGTCGGGTTCGCGCAGCGCATCGTTGAGTGAACCCTCCATGGGACTGGCGCCGAGAATGGGAATAAACCGAAACTGTTCAGAGACCTGCACGGTGATCACGCCTTCGTTATCGTGGTCCACGCGGACGTTGTTGAACAGTCCAAGCGAGAGCAGGCGCAAGCGCGCGGCCTCGAGATCGGCGGCGGTTACGCTGTCTTCAACATCGAATCGTAACTCACGTTCGATTACCCAAGGGCGAGTCAGCTGATTGCCGATGAGAGTGATTTCGGCGACCTGCACTTTGGCGGGAGCGGGTTGCGCGAAGAGCGGCACGGCGCAGAGTAACCAAATCAGAATGAACATTAGCGCCACTCGAATTGCAGGTAGACAGTGAACGAGCTGCTGGATGAACTGCGTTCGCGTGATTCCTGCTCCGCGGTCAGCTTCATCCAATCGAGCAGCCGGTAGTCAATGGACACTTTCTGTCCGGAGCGGGGATCTTCAATTGGCTGAAAGACGCGAATGAAGAGGCGGTCGGTGACGTATGTGCCGAGTTCGAGCTGGCCGCTGGACAGATCGTTCAGACCGCCGGGTCCGGGGCGGAATTCGAAGACATCGAGGCCGGAGGCTTTGCCGACGATGTCGGAGACCTGTCCGCTGGCCGCGTCAATGACGGATTGTTCGGCGCTGAAGCCGCCTTCGCCGGAACCTGCGAAGGGCAGGAGTTTTTGAATGGCCTCGTCGCTGGACATCGCTTGTCCGTCGCCGTATTTACCGCTGAATTCGGCGAGCGAGTGATCAGGAGTTCCGGTCAGAGCGACGGTGACTTCGTAGGATCGTTCGCGTTCAACGCCGCTGTAGATAGCGGAGATATTGAGCTCGGGACTGTCGGCGGGTCCGTCGAAGCGCACGGTGGAGTTTTCGGCGATGCGCAATTCCTGTCCGTAGAATTTGACGGTGCCTTTGCGGATGGCGATTTCGCCGTTAGCCGTGGGCTCGGCGTAATGGTTCTTTTGGATGCGCAGTTGGCCGGCGAGTTCGAGGTTCAATCCGGCGCCGCGAATCCAGAAGTTACCGGGGATGACGATGGTCAGGTCATGGGACAACGAAGAGTAGAAGGCGTCGGCATTGAAGCCTGCTTCGAGGGAATCGCCGCGCAGATCGGCGAGCACACTGTCGAGGTTAACGGTTTCAATGGTCTTCGTGGCCGATTGCGTGAGTCGGTATTGACCTTCTTCGACGGTGAGTCTACCTTCGGCCGTCAGCGAATCGAACGGTCCGGTCAGCCGGATATCGCCGTCGAGTCGGGCTTGCTGAATGCGCGAGTTAACGGCTTCAAATTTGTCGAAGGCGAGATTGAGGCTGAGTTCTTGCGGCCAAGGGACGCCGAGGCGCGCGAAGCCCGACCCGGTCATGGTGCCGCGACTGGTGGCGCGGAGCGAGTGAATGATCAGCGAATCGCGCCGCAGGTCGGCATCGAGTACGATCCACTTGTAGGCGATTCCGAAGCGAGTGTCGCGGTAGAAGCCGTCCACAAGATGCACATCGCCGCTCCAATCAGGTTGGCTGACGCTGCCGGACAGTTGGAGATCGGCGGAGAGGTAGCCATCCAGCAGCGTGCCGGGCGAGAGCCACGGGCGCAGGCGATCGAGATCGAGCGAATCCATCAGCAGTTTGCCGGCCAGCAGTTCACCGGAGGGCACGATCAGCCCCAGCTGCATTGAGAAGCGCGCGGGCAGCGCGGCGGTGGCCGTCAGCGTGGTATCGTTATACCACAGATAGGACGCGGTGGCGGTCAGGAAACCGGATTCGGTGAGGTCGGCGATCAACGTGATGCGATCGGCGAGTGGCGCATCTTCGAAGGTGAGGCTGTCGAGCAGGAGTTCGAGTCGTCCGGCGACGGCGCTATCGGGACCGGTAATCTGCACACGCAGGTTCAGATCGCCATCGGGCAAGGTCGTGCGCAAGATCGGTGCAAGTTGGCTTGTGCGCAGTCCGGAGAATTCGAGGGCGAGGTCTTGCACACCGGGATTTTCGAGATAGCCTGTCGCGCGAAGGACGCCGTAGTCCGAGCGCAGCACGAGCGCGGCAATTTCATAGTGCAGGCTGTCGAAGGTCGCTTCAATCGGATAGTCGTTGTGCCAGACCGTGTTGTAGGTCGTGAGCGCAAGCTCGTCCACAGTGAGCACGAGCGGCGTTGAGCTGTAGTCGAGCGCGCCCGCGGCCGCGATCTTAAACGTATCCTGCCTCGCGGCCAGTGCGCAGGTGAAGGCAGGCGCGGCCCACGAGCCGGCGAGGGACAGCGACAGGGGCGTGATGGTTTCGTTGAAGGCGCGCACTGAGTCGCAGAGCAAATTCAGGCGAAGCTGTTCGGCGGCGGTATCGAGCGTGTCGCAGCGGGCCGTTAGGTTGTGGGCGACAATGCCGCCGTAGGCCGCGCGTTGGCTGATCAGCGTGCCGCGCGCGCCGATAACGGGTGTGGAGTCGGTGAGCGTCACGGCAGCGACGACATCGAGTTCGGCGTCGGCGGAAATGGAATCCACTTGCGGGAGATAGGGCCTCAGCAGATCGCGAAAGTCAGCGACTTGGGGAATGCTCGCGGTGAATTCAGTGGTGATAGACTCAGTGTAGTCGCCGCGCGCGAAGAGCAAGGCGGAGGCGGAACCGAGGCGGAGGCGCGTGGAGTCGAGTTTGAAGTGTGTACCCTCGATGCGCGCGTGGAAGGCAAGGCTATCAAGATCGTAACGGCCCAGCGTCACAGGTCCGAGCACGAGTGTGGCGTCAACGATCTGTTCGGCGCCGGGTTCGCGGTATAGTTCAAACTCCGTTTGACCGGAGAGAGGCGAC harbors:
- a CDS encoding methyl-accepting chemotaxis protein; this translates as MVITLSLKQKIAALAIVSTVLPILVVLSIVTIQKRNAAEQIVSQIDKLNRDQLGQLATDVANLCQVSRDLIRQQVNTGLATAENLVEDYGGIHAAGDRVSWNAVNQFNQERSEVQIPRFMIGSRWLGQNRSATSESPIVDEAAAVGSGCCTIFQRMNDRGDMIRVATNVIGKDGQRAIGTYIPAVNPDGKNNPVLSAVLNGQRFDGRAYVVDAWYETSYQPLKDSAGRVIGMLFFGVKQEAVESLMAAVNSVKVGKSGYIYILGGSGDDQGVYVHSKDGKRDGENIWNAKDSNGNLFIQNVVKKGLALNTGQVDFEEYPWKNADDPVARDKVAAIAYFKPWDWVIGASMYKDDAYEARDLAVASISRMQWMTLVAGLVIALVMVLFSVMNARRIGTALHRIVLQITEGAEQVAQASNQVSQTSQSLAQGASLQAASLDETRTTMDTMTETINRNADDAANAARLMAESGASIRNVAADAVKVDQEMHSIKSSADHTSKIIKTIDEIAFQTNLLALNAAVEAARAGEAGKGFAVVVEEVRNLSMRAAAAAKDTSSLIEETVQRVSSGAKMVNDLRDNLERVSSATEEVSALVSEISTASGSQAQGIKIVNTAIHNMGASTQSNAASAEESAAAAEQLNGQAESMRGTAVALHLLVDGDR
- the pepF gene encoding oligoendopeptidase F, producing the protein MKQWIRRVSGVMVTLMAGVWAASAADMPQRSEIEDKYKWDLSAMYANTEAWEADYKFVESKIPELEAFKGKVSKTGKDLKAYLDLAVEIGGHNENLYTYANMSHHLDTRVSENIELRDRADVLGSKWGSANSWFSPELTTIPVATLEKWYKSVPGLDLYRQFIDNELRQKAHTLSTEEEMLMSMTGEMINLSESAAEALRNTDIEFPEIKGDDGKMVRLSEGRYRALLESDKPQVRRDAAMALHNEYMQYKNTFASLMGANVAAEVFQARARGYNSALHMAVDNDNVDTTVYLNLISTVKANLEPLHKYSRLRRETLDLKELHMYDYSAPIVGEAPHWEYEDGITTIKAALQPLGPDYMAGVDKIFSNRWVDVYETEAKRSGAYSWGSYRSHPYMLLNYHGTLDDVFTNAHELGHTMHTYLTYGNQPQIYADYAIFVAEVASTFNEALLIDHMLATETDPEKKLVYVNQFLDNIHGTIIRQTLFAEFELEMHRMYERGEPLTAESLAELYRGILESYYSPEVTIDEQYGYTWLRIPHFYSNFYVYKYATSMAAALALADRVENGGEQELNDYLGFLKGGSSKYPLELLNGAGVDMSSPAPIEAAMRTFSRLVDELEVLLAEQDARDNAGKEKPRRSSQD
- a CDS encoding quinone-dependent dihydroorotate dehydrogenase, giving the protein MYELLRPLLFSGDPERIHDRVLAALESVGHFAPGRALLRALAGSSAARPVTTMGLNFPHPLGLAAGFDKDARAIPALCALNFAFIEIGTVTPRPQPGNPKPRMWRYPEAAALVNALGFPGDGMHAVKQRLETLRAAQLSTRPIGINLGKNAATPIENALDDYADVLSELLDHGDYFVVNVSSPNTVGLRTLQEPDSLRQLLAPLLAITGGKKPLLLKIAPDLTDEDVRTAAQVVTELGLAGIVCANTSIRRNLVPRAASLDRGGLSGAPIFDRMHECLKIVRAELSPQATVIAVGGISSPTQLNQALAAGADLAQIYTAFIYRGPRVIAKLLR
- a CDS encoding BamA/TamA family outer membrane protein; its protein translation is MFILIWLLCAVPLFAQPAPAKVQVAEITLIGNQLTRPWVIERELRFDVEDSVTAADLEAARLRLLSLGLFNNVRVDHDNEGVITVQVSEQFRFIPILGASPMEGSLNDALREPDRIMDIIVFTAGFADINFRGHGAALGVLTEFGARSGVNLEYQTRWLSPRRPLAVSVGVRSLDLSDRHASVLGFDRRLKQRRAFIDVATRRGAPSRLGLNLRYDHVSESAERPATGDTHQALWFAPYAILDRRNLEWYPTHGLFARADLESAFGTTTFLRSRATLATYAPLTDGSRPLLIAARCYGGTAQSNTPPWARYYFGFADNFRGYSSVKSEAANYLSGELEVRFPVTREITYDVPLVGRYGQDIPFWIGGAVFAERAHTQLDGARTDLFAYGAALHVRFPYVQVFEVSYARNLDNESEVVFATGVRF